In the genome of Pseudomonas putida, one region contains:
- the cmk gene encoding (d)CMP kinase, translated as MSSQAPVITIDGPSGSGKGTVAGILARELGWKLLDSGALYRLLAFNAVNHGVDLTNEELLKALAAHLDVQFVAAEPGKLQQIILEGEDVSNVIRTETVGAGASMVASLPAVREALLQRQRAFREAPGLIADGRDMGTVVFPDAPLKVFLTASAEERARRRYLQLKGKGDDVSLASLLDEIRARDERDTQRAVAPLKPAADAIQLDSTELSIEQVLQRIRSELAQRDLL; from the coding sequence GTGAGTTCGCAAGCGCCAGTCATCACCATCGACGGGCCTAGTGGCTCGGGCAAGGGCACGGTCGCGGGCATCCTGGCCCGCGAGCTGGGCTGGAAACTGCTGGACTCCGGCGCCCTGTACCGCCTGCTGGCGTTCAATGCCGTCAACCATGGCGTCGACCTGACCAACGAAGAGCTGCTCAAGGCCTTGGCCGCCCATCTGGATGTGCAATTCGTCGCTGCGGAACCGGGTAAGCTGCAACAGATCATCCTCGAGGGCGAGGATGTCAGCAACGTGATCCGCACTGAAACCGTCGGCGCCGGCGCCTCCATGGTCGCTTCGCTGCCTGCGGTGCGCGAAGCGTTGCTGCAGCGTCAGCGCGCGTTCCGCGAAGCGCCTGGCCTGATTGCAGACGGTCGCGACATGGGCACCGTGGTCTTCCCGGACGCGCCCTTGAAAGTGTTCCTCACCGCCAGCGCGGAGGAACGTGCACGACGTCGCTATTTGCAGTTGAAGGGCAAGGGCGATGATGTTAGCCTGGCGAGTCTGCTAGATGAGATTCGTGCGCGCGATGAGCGTGACACCCAGCGTGCGGTGGCCCCGCTGAAACCAGCGGCCGATGCCATCCAACTGGACTCCACCGAGTTGTCCATCGAGCAGGTGTTGCAACGTATCAGGAGCGAGCTCGC